Proteins from a single region of Hordeum vulgare subsp. vulgare chromosome 6H, MorexV3_pseudomolecules_assembly, whole genome shotgun sequence:
- the LOC123402956 gene encoding 3-oxoacyl-[acyl-carrier-protein] synthase, mitochondrial, which yields MSMLRRALLLGHRHRQGFSSGADLPPPRPSVSRRVVVTGLGAVTPLGRGVGSTWDRLVDGDCAVRALAAEDLRLTGDAAGRTLEQLPSRVAAAVPRGKGEAEFDEEAWTKDSRSVSGFIAYALCAADEALRDANWLPSENEKRERTGVSIGGGIGSISDILDASQLIAENRLRRLSPFFIPKILINMASGHVSMKYGFQGPNHAAVTACATGAHSIGDATRMIQFGDADVMVAGGTESSIDALSIAGFSRLRALSTKYNSLPQASSRPFDCGRDGFVIGEGCGVMVLEALDHAMERGAKIYAEVRGYGMSGDAHHITQPQNDGRGAILAMERALEQSGLQADQIDYLNAHATSTPLGDAVEATAIKSVFGDHAASGGLAFSSTKGAIGHLLGAAGSVEAIFTVLAIHHGVAPPTLNLEQPDPLFEGAFMPLTAAKKMPIRAAISNSFGFGGTNASLLFSCPP from the exons ATGAGCATGCTCCGCCGCGCTCTCCTCCtcggccaccgccaccgccaaggCTTCTCCTCGGGTGCGGACCTGCCTCCGCCGCGCCCATCTGTCAGCCGCCGCGTGGTCGTAACGGGGCTGGGCGCCGTCACGCCGCTCGGCCGCGGCGTCGGGTCCACCTGGGACCGCCTCGTGGACGGAGACTGCGCGGTGCGCGCGCTCGCTGCGGAGGACCTACGCCTCACTGGGGATGCCGCGGGGAGGACGCTGGAGCAGCTCCCATCCAGAGTCGCCGCCGCCGTGCCGCGCGGGAAGGGCGAGGCCGAGTTCGACGAGGAGGCGTGGACCAAG GACAGTAGATCAGTATCGGGGTTTATAGCATATGCTCTATGTGCAGCTGATGAGGCTTTGAGAGATGCAAATTGGCTGCCTTCGGAAAATGAAAAGAGAGAAAGAACG GGTGTTTCAATTGGTGGGGGAATCGGAAGCATCTCAGACATTTTAGATGCATCACAGCTGATTGCTGAAAAT CGTCTACGTCGTCTCAGCCCATTCTTCATCCCCAAGATTTTGATCAACATGGCATCAGGTCATGTCAGCATGAAATATGGTTTCCAG GGTCCAAACCATGCTGCCGTGACAGCTTGTGCCACAGGCGCTCACTCTATTGGTGACGCTACACGGATGATTCAATTTGGAGATGCAGATGTGATGGTGGCTGGAGGAACAGAGTCTAGTATTGATGCTTTATCTATAGCTGGATTTTCTAG GTTAAGGGCATTGTCTACAAAGTACAACTCTCTTCCACAAGCATCTTCGAGGCCATTTGATTGTGGCAGAGATGGATTTGT GATTGGTGAAGGTTGTGGAGTCATGGTGTTGGAG GCACTTGACCATGCAATGGAACGAGGCGCGAAAATTTATGCTGAAGTTCGAGGCTATGGCATGTCTG GTGATGCACACCACATAACTCAGCCACAAAATGATGGTAGAGGTGCTATCTTAGCCATGGAGAGGGCATTGGAACAG TCAGGGCTTCAGGCAGATCAAATTGATTATTTGAATGCGCATGCAACATCGACTCCTCTCG GGGATGCTGTGGAGGCAACTGCAATAAAATCTGTCTTTGGCGACCACGCGGCATCTGGTGGTCTCGCGTTCTCCTCCACGAAG GGAGCGATCGGTCATCTGTTAGGCGCAGCTGGATCGGTGGAAGCAATCTTCACCGTGCTAGCGATTCACCAT GGAGTGGCGCCGCCCACGCTCAACCTGGAGCAGCCCGACCCGCTGTTTGAGGGCGCGTTCATGCCTCTAACCGCCGCGAAGAAGATGCCGATACGGGCGGCCATCTCGAATTCTTTCGGGTTTGGTGGAACCAACGCGTCGCTGCTGTTCTCGTGCCCGCCCTAG